In uncultured Bacteroides sp., one genomic interval encodes:
- the plsY gene encoding glycerol-3-phosphate 1-O-acyltransferase PlsY has protein sequence MLISALFILAAYLLGSMPFGYLFTKYATGKNVLELGSMSIGSTNVERVAGKKISVLTQVCDMLKGILPVGTAILLQKSNIIFLEDYFIYLIALAAILGHDFSIFLKLKGGKGVNTTLGASILLAPIQVLASVIIFFVVKKFTKYVSVGSICLGVSLPLTGLFFPISYCFYYLLTVALLIIIMHIPNIRRLIQGNENATASQ, from the coding sequence ATGCTGATTAGTGCCTTATTTATTTTAGCGGCTTATTTGCTGGGTTCGATGCCATTTGGTTATCTGTTTACAAAATATGCAACCGGTAAGAATGTGCTCGAACTGGGAAGTATGAGTATTGGATCAACCAATGTGGAACGTGTGGCAGGTAAAAAAATCTCAGTATTAACACAGGTTTGTGATATGCTGAAAGGTATTCTGCCTGTAGGCACTGCAATACTTCTTCAAAAAAGTAATATAATATTTCTTGAGGATTATTTCATCTATCTTATTGCATTAGCAGCAATTCTGGGGCATGATTTCTCAATTTTTTTGAAGCTGAAAGGAGGAAAAGGGGTGAATACAACTTTGGGGGCTTCAATATTGCTTGCACCTATACAGGTCCTGGCTTCGGTAATTATTTTTTTCGTTGTAAAAAAGTTCACTAAATATGTCTCTGTTGGTTCAATCTGTTTGGGAGTATCATTACCTCTTACCGGACTTTTCTTTCCCATTTCCTACTGTTTTTACTATCTACTTACTGTTGCCCTGCTTATTATAATTATGCACATTCCCAATATCAGAAGATTGATTCAGGGAAACGAAAATGCAACTGCTTCTCAATAG
- a CDS encoding DUF1295 domain-containing protein, producing MIQIYLNALILIISMMFVLWIVSILIKNVSIVDLFWGLGFVMTNTYYYFATKTFYPVQTVLFVMVLIWGVRLSGYLAWRNIGKGEDFRYQEFRRKYGDKNYRWISFFQTFLLQGVLMWIISVTLLGVNMYASPHGLTFLDYIGIFVWLTGLFFEAGGDYQLAKFKSNIKNKGKVLNTGLWRYTRHPNYFGDSAVWWGYGLLCLSAGSYLPVIGSLLMTLLIIKVSGVALLEKTIKDRKPEYAEYIRKTSSFIPWFPKK from the coding sequence ATGATTCAAATCTATTTAAACGCTCTGATTTTAATCATCAGCATGATGTTTGTGTTATGGATAGTCAGCATATTGATTAAGAATGTAAGCATCGTAGATCTATTCTGGGGGCTGGGATTTGTGATGACAAATACATATTATTATTTTGCGACTAAAACCTTTTATCCTGTTCAGACAGTTCTTTTTGTTATGGTACTTATCTGGGGAGTGAGACTTTCAGGATATCTAGCCTGGAGAAATATTGGTAAGGGAGAAGATTTTCGTTATCAGGAGTTCAGGAGAAAGTATGGCGATAAGAATTATCGCTGGATTAGTTTTTTCCAGACTTTTTTGCTTCAGGGAGTACTTATGTGGATTATTTCTGTTACATTGCTGGGAGTAAACATGTATGCCAGTCCACATGGACTTACATTCCTTGATTACATAGGCATATTTGTATGGCTTACGGGATTGTTTTTCGAGGCGGGAGGAGACTATCAGTTGGCAAAGTTTAAAAGTAATATTAAAAATAAAGGCAAAGTACTTAATACAGGTTTATGGCGATATACCCGTCATCCCAATTATTTTGGAGATTCGGCCGTCTGGTGGGGATATGGATTGCTCTGCCTGTCGGCCGGCAGTTATCTACCGGTTATCGGGTCGCTTCTTATGACCTTGCTTATTATTAAAGTTTCGGGTGTGGCATTGCTTGAAAAAACAATTAAAGACAGAAAACCAGAGTATGCTGAATATATTCGTAAAACAAGCTCGTTTATACCTTGGTTTCCTAAAAAATAA
- a CDS encoding substrate-binding domain-containing protein — protein MKDITLIILLILTFLSSSCKKDSSRYIIGVSQCSDDEWRHKMNDEILREAQFYSGVKVEIRTAKDNNQKQAKDIYYFINKKVDLLIVAPNEAAPMTPIVEEAYNKGIPVIVVDRKILSDKYTAFVGADNYEIGKTVGQYIAARLKGKGTIAELTGLSGSTPAIDRHQGFMSAISKYPSITLLCKEDAGWLQFQAKQKMDSILTRFPKIDIVFAHNDRMAAGAYLSAKKQKKEKGTAFIGIDALPGKNLGVDLVLRNVLDATFIYPTGGDRVMQIAMEILEKKRYPRETILSTAIVDKTNARVMKLQTDHIAEKEKKIGLLNTRIDNYLTSYATQKFILYGSLIALLLFIGMFLILWKSLRTKNRLNKELSKRNNEITNQKEQLELQRDQLIELSKQLEEATNAKLVFFTNISHDFRTPLTLVADPIDQLLGDKSLTNNQQQSLQLVKKNVNILLRLVNQILDFRKYENGKLELVLNKVDLAASFEEWNSAFRDVVRKKHIKFIYNVLPNTDFHAIVDVEKVERIYFNLLSNAFKFTPENGVIHVNLLTLGQEENKYVRFTIANSGTVISPEHIRNIFERFYKTDLHHEGSGIGLALVKAFVNMHKGNIQVESDKQRGTIFTVDLPFEQALFCEANSVITISSETEQELFELPDEFSIDEIHSENCETVLVIDDNPDIRSYIRQLLQQEYEVIEAKDGIEGIRKAMKYVPDVIISDIMMPGMDGIECCRRLKGELQTCHIPIILLTACSLDEQRIEGFDNGADSYISKPFNSQVLTARVRNLIDGHKRLKKIFGDNNILEKEPICDIDKVFIEKFKKLIEDGISNSELNVEDLGKDMGLSRVQLYRKIKALTNYAPNELLRIARLKKASTLMSSSDMTIAEICYEVGFTSPSYFSKCYKEYFGESPTEYLKRIGISKPN, from the coding sequence ATGAAAGACATAACCTTGATTATTTTGTTAATCTTAACTTTCTTGTCATCATCATGCAAAAAAGATTCTTCCAGATACATTATTGGAGTGTCACAATGCAGCGATGACGAATGGAGGCACAAGATGAACGACGAAATACTTCGTGAAGCTCAGTTTTACAGTGGAGTTAAGGTTGAGATACGCACAGCCAAGGATAACAACCAAAAGCAGGCAAAAGATATTTATTACTTTATTAATAAAAAAGTAGATCTTCTGATTGTTGCCCCAAACGAAGCAGCTCCTATGACACCTATTGTTGAAGAAGCTTATAATAAAGGAATTCCAGTCATTGTAGTTGATCGCAAGATACTTTCAGATAAATACACCGCCTTCGTGGGTGCAGATAACTATGAGATTGGGAAAACCGTAGGTCAATACATCGCAGCACGACTTAAAGGAAAAGGTACAATTGCAGAGCTAACCGGCCTGAGCGGCTCAACACCAGCCATTGACCGCCATCAGGGTTTTATGAGTGCTATCAGTAAATACCCCTCTATAACTTTGTTATGTAAAGAAGATGCTGGGTGGCTTCAATTTCAGGCTAAACAGAAAATGGATTCTATTCTCACTCGTTTCCCCAAAATTGATATAGTCTTTGCTCATAATGATCGTATGGCTGCAGGAGCTTATCTATCTGCAAAAAAGCAGAAAAAAGAAAAAGGTACAGCCTTTATAGGCATTGATGCTCTTCCTGGCAAAAATTTAGGTGTGGACCTTGTACTTAGAAATGTATTGGATGCAACCTTTATCTATCCAACAGGAGGTGATCGTGTAATGCAGATAGCTATGGAAATACTTGAAAAGAAAAGGTATCCGCGAGAAACAATACTCAGTACGGCCATTGTTGACAAAACCAACGCTAGAGTAATGAAGCTGCAGACCGATCATATTGCTGAAAAAGAGAAAAAAATTGGGCTTCTAAATACTCGTATAGACAACTATTTGACTAGTTATGCTACTCAAAAATTTATTTTATATGGAAGTCTTATAGCTCTCTTACTTTTTATTGGAATGTTTCTGATCTTATGGAAATCTCTGCGCACTAAAAATAGATTAAACAAAGAATTATCAAAACGAAATAATGAAATTACAAATCAAAAGGAACAACTGGAATTGCAGCGAGACCAGTTAATTGAGCTCTCCAAACAGCTGGAAGAAGCCACAAATGCCAAACTAGTCTTCTTTACTAACATATCACATGATTTCCGTACACCTCTTACCTTAGTAGCCGATCCTATTGATCAGCTTCTTGGTGATAAAAGCCTGACTAATAACCAACAGCAATCATTGCAACTGGTGAAAAAGAATGTAAATATTCTGCTGCGTTTGGTAAATCAAATACTGGATTTTCGAAAATATGAGAATGGAAAGCTGGAGCTAGTATTAAACAAGGTTGATCTTGCAGCTTCATTTGAAGAATGGAATTCAGCATTCCGTGACGTCGTTAGAAAGAAACATATAAAATTTATCTATAATGTTCTTCCAAATACGGATTTTCATGCTATTGTTGACGTAGAGAAAGTAGAACGGATTTACTTTAATCTGCTATCCAATGCGTTTAAATTCACTCCGGAAAATGGAGTAATACATGTGAATCTCCTTACTCTAGGGCAGGAAGAGAATAAATATGTGCGTTTTACTATTGCTAACAGCGGTACTGTTATTTCTCCTGAACATATTCGAAACATCTTTGAAAGATTCTATAAAACAGATTTGCACCACGAAGGTTCCGGTATTGGGCTGGCACTTGTTAAAGCCTTTGTAAATATGCACAAAGGTAATATTCAGGTGGAAAGTGATAAACAAAGAGGTACTATCTTCACCGTAGACTTACCTTTTGAACAGGCTTTGTTTTGTGAAGCAAATTCGGTTATCACTATTTCTTCCGAAACAGAACAAGAGTTATTTGAATTACCGGACGAATTCTCTATTGATGAAATTCACTCTGAAAATTGTGAGACAGTACTTGTTATTGATGATAATCCCGATATCCGTTCTTATATACGTCAACTACTTCAGCAAGAATATGAAGTGATAGAAGCAAAAGACGGAATTGAAGGTATACGTAAGGCTATGAAATATGTACCGGACGTAATTATAAGCGATATAATGATGCCTGGCATGGATGGTATAGAATGCTGCCGTCGTCTGAAAGGTGAATTACAAACCTGCCACATTCCTATAATTCTTCTTACAGCCTGTTCTCTTGATGAACAACGAATTGAAGGTTTTGATAATGGAGCAGACTCATATATCTCCAAGCCATTCAATTCGCAGGTACTTACAGCACGCGTTCGGAATCTTATTGACGGACACAAACGACTGAAAAAAATCTTTGGCGATAATAATATACTCGAAAAAGAACCTATCTGCGACATTGATAAAGTTTTTATCGAGAAGTTCAAAAAGCTTATAGAAGACGGGATTAGTAATTCTGAACTCAATGTAGAAGATCTGGGCAAGGATATGGGACTCAGTAGAGTACAGCTTTATCGAAAAATAAAAGCTCTGACAAATTATGCACCCAATGAGCTACTTCGTATAGCTCGCTTAAAAAAAGCATCTACACTGATGTCCTCTTCAGATATGACTATAGCAGAGATTTGTTACGAAGTGGGATTTACTTCTCCATCATACTTTAGCAAGTGTTATAAAGAATATTTTGGTGAAAGTCCTACTGAGTATTTAAAAAGAATTGGAATCTCTAAACCAAACTGA
- a CDS encoding DegV family protein produces MKNSNILEIDGRSLYYAFIAGGNKILENQAEINRINVFPVKDNDTGTNLASTIRSVMDSINPDKSYKNTIDNIAEAALVGARGNSGVIFAQFLFGISKETKSKRFVTVSEFATSVKKSIPYMYEAIANPVEGTMLTVIKEWSDYIFSKQSVIKDFKRILVSSLEVLHQSLVNTTTKLKVLEKSKLVDAGAKGFVFFMEGIIDFIKSNNIRKIVSLSNENISLIHSDDSLNEDINYRYCTEALLRNLSLNKPDLQKLLIENGDSVVVAGSDSLCRIHVHTNHPASLFNTLKNYGTITYQKVDDMVRQNEYIKHRKWNIALVTDSACDLSQELIDYYQINMVPLNIHCDGNYYLDKVTMQPDQLYDLLDSSDELPKTSQINERTFTNLYSQLASHYDAIIAVHLTQQFSGTYLNSLKAAERITSEFKKPVYVIDSRNLSGAQGLLVLKVAKAIEAEMSLQDIVKAAEVWIKNLKIFVSVKDIKYMVKGGRVSKNKGLLATLLGINPVVSMDSEGNAMLFGKTFGQTANINKVINHIRTLTERQQVWNYIVLHAHNRKGADIYINRMYALTGKQPVSVVDISPVIGMNAGIGSIAVSLLLE; encoded by the coding sequence TCTAATATTCTTGAAATAGATGGACGTTCTTTATATTATGCCTTTATTGCCGGAGGAAATAAAATTCTCGAAAATCAGGCCGAGATAAACAGGATAAATGTATTTCCGGTTAAAGATAATGATACTGGAACAAATCTGGCATCTACCATTCGTTCTGTGATGGATAGTATCAATCCCGATAAATCATATAAAAATACGATTGATAATATTGCTGAAGCTGCATTAGTAGGCGCACGTGGAAATTCCGGGGTTATTTTTGCTCAGTTTTTGTTTGGCATAAGCAAGGAAACCAAGTCTAAACGCTTTGTCACTGTTTCTGAATTTGCCACAAGTGTTAAGAAGTCTATTCCTTATATGTATGAAGCCATTGCAAATCCGGTTGAAGGAACCATGCTTACAGTAATCAAAGAGTGGTCCGACTATATATTTAGTAAACAGTCCGTCATTAAAGATTTTAAAAGAATTCTTGTAAGCTCATTAGAGGTTCTTCATCAATCGCTTGTTAATACAACAACAAAACTTAAGGTTTTAGAGAAAAGCAAACTGGTTGATGCCGGGGCAAAAGGTTTTGTCTTTTTTATGGAGGGTATTATTGATTTCATCAAAAGTAATAATATCCGTAAAATTGTGTCACTATCAAATGAAAATATCTCTCTCATACATTCCGATGATTCGCTGAATGAAGATATTAATTATCGTTATTGCACAGAAGCTCTTTTAAGAAATTTATCTTTAAATAAACCCGATCTGCAGAAACTGCTTATTGAAAATGGTGATTCTGTTGTTGTTGCCGGGTCCGATTCTCTTTGCCGTATACATGTTCATACCAATCATCCAGCTTCGCTATTTAACACCCTTAAAAATTACGGAACAATTACCTATCAAAAGGTCGATGATATGGTTCGCCAAAATGAATATATAAAGCATAGAAAGTGGAATATTGCATTGGTAACCGATTCTGCATGTGATTTGTCGCAGGAACTTATTGACTATTACCAGATAAATATGGTTCCGCTTAATATCCATTGTGATGGCAATTATTATCTCGACAAGGTGACTATGCAGCCCGATCAGCTCTATGATTTACTTGACAGTAGTGATGAACTTCCCAAAACTTCGCAAATAAACGAACGTACATTCACTAATCTATACTCTCAACTGGCCTCACACTATGATGCCATTATAGCAGTGCACCTTACGCAACAGTTCAGCGGAACTTATCTCAATAGTCTGAAAGCCGCCGAGCGAATAACGAGTGAGTTTAAGAAACCGGTTTATGTTATTGATTCGAGAAACCTCTCAGGTGCTCAGGGTTTGCTGGTACTCAAGGTTGCAAAGGCCATAGAAGCGGAAATGTCGTTACAAGATATCGTTAAAGCTGCAGAGGTGTGGATTAAGAATCTAAAAATATTTGTCAGCGTTAAGGATATTAAGTATATGGTTAAGGGGGGAAGAGTCTCAAAGAATAAAGGCTTACTGGCCACTTTACTAGGTATAAATCCTGTTGTTTCTATGGATAGCGAAGGCAATGCAATGTTGTTTGGGAAAACTTTTGGGCAAACCGCAAATATCAATAAAGTGATAAACCATATCCGCACACTTACTGAGCGACAACAAGTATGGAATTATATTGTTTTACATGCACATAATAGAAAAGGTGCCGATATTTACATAAACAGAATGTATGCTCTTACTGGTAAACAGCCGGTTTCTGTAGTAGATATATCACCGGTTATAGGCATGAATGCCGGCATTGGGTCTATAGCTGTATCTTTATTACTCGAATAG